In Terriglobia bacterium, a single genomic region encodes these proteins:
- a CDS encoding radical SAM protein: MSKRNVGIRRRLIGYHRRMREYAMIIKGLLSTEHPVMAHIIPMRRCNLSCTYCNEYDDFSKPVPIATMRERIDNLHRLGTTIVTISGGEPLLHPELDELIRYIRSKGIITGMITNGLLLTAERIRRLNHAGLDHMQISIDNVMPDEVSKKSLKVLDKKLQLLSEHADFHVNINSVVGGGIKDPHDALVVGRRARVLGFTSTVGIIHDGDGQLRPLNDTAREVFLKMKSMERRHYSRLNWFQNNIAHGKPNEWKCRAGARYIYVCEDGLVHYCSQQRGYPAKPLVDYTTEDIRREFLTVKGCAPHCTVSCVHQVSYMDFWRSPQTLLPEPAKQHVEQLVQIE; encoded by the coding sequence ATGTCCAAGCGGAACGTGGGGATTCGCCGCAGACTAATCGGGTATCACAGACGGATGCGAGAGTATGCCATGATCATCAAGGGCCTGCTCTCGACCGAACATCCCGTCATGGCCCATATCATCCCGATGCGGCGGTGCAATCTCTCCTGCACCTATTGCAACGAGTACGACGACTTCAGCAAGCCGGTGCCGATCGCAACCATGCGTGAGCGCATCGATAATCTTCACCGCCTGGGCACCACTATTGTGACGATCAGTGGTGGCGAACCGCTGCTGCATCCAGAACTCGACGAGTTGATCCGCTACATCCGCAGCAAGGGCATCATCACCGGGATGATCACCAATGGCCTCCTATTGACGGCCGAGCGCATTCGTCGGTTGAACCACGCGGGGCTCGATCATATGCAGATCTCCATTGATAACGTGATGCCCGACGAGGTCAGCAAGAAGAGCCTGAAGGTACTCGACAAGAAACTGCAACTACTGTCCGAACACGCAGACTTCCACGTCAACATTAACAGCGTGGTTGGCGGGGGCATCAAGGACCCACATGACGCGCTGGTAGTCGGCCGCCGCGCCCGCGTCCTTGGCTTCACCTCGACTGTTGGCATCATCCACGACGGTGACGGCCAGCTTCGCCCACTGAACGATACAGCCCGCGAAGTCTTCCTCAAGATGAAGAGCATGGAGCGCCGGCACTACTCGCGGCTGAACTGGTTCCAGAACAACATCGCTCACGGTAAACCTAATGAATGGAAGTGCCGCGCCGGCGCCCGCTACATCTACGTTTGCGAAGACGGCCTCGTGCACTATTGCTCGCAGCAGCGCGGTTATCCGGCGAAGCCGCTGGTTGACTACACCACCGAAGATATCCGCCGCGAGTTCCTGACAGTAAAGGGTTGCGCGCCCCACTGTACCGTCAGTTGCGTTCACCAGGTCAGCTACATGGATTTCTGGCGTTCACCGCAGACACTCCTGCCTGAGCCGGCGAAGCAACATGTTGAACAATTGGTGCAGATCGAATAG
- a CDS encoding site-specific integrase — protein sequence MKLFKKKKSEFYWYDFTVRGQRYRGSTKETNAARAGKIAGLKLAEAVEGNDPLDRKAPTLREFSTRFLKWVNETNLESKSKIYYRDGWRLLSQTKLTELRLDQIFNDVAERQKVSGSASSFNCAMRTLSRMLHKAEEWKLIRKAPRLKRAKEYERVLRLDEEAEKKLLAAAVKCGWRTKSLQLFEDVVKLMRDTGMRNRRELYRTRIENIDWQNRNIFIPDSKTPEGRRTVPMSDRVVEILRRRCRDKKGNERKEGWVFPARRKTAKVPYMCSIAKHFAEAREKAGLPKNLVLYCGRHDFGTVITARTGNLKAVMKVMGHRDVKTAMRYQHPEVDIVRAALNGSQGTASQSRT from the coding sequence GTGAAGCTGTTTAAGAAAAAGAAGTCAGAGTTTTACTGGTATGACTTTACGGTTCGCGGGCAACGCTACCGCGGGTCGACAAAAGAAACGAACGCGGCTAGGGCCGGAAAGATTGCCGGCCTTAAGTTGGCCGAAGCTGTAGAAGGCAATGATCCGCTGGACAGAAAGGCTCCAACTTTGCGGGAGTTTTCGACGCGATTCTTGAAGTGGGTGAATGAAACCAATCTGGAATCCAAATCGAAGATTTACTACCGCGATGGCTGGCGCCTGCTGTCTCAAACAAAACTGACAGAGTTGCGATTGGATCAAATCTTCAACGATGTTGCCGAAAGGCAGAAGGTTTCAGGTTCAGCATCCAGTTTCAATTGCGCCATGCGGACGTTGAGCCGCATGCTTCACAAGGCGGAGGAGTGGAAGCTCATTCGTAAAGCTCCCAGGCTGAAGCGCGCAAAGGAATACGAACGCGTATTGAGACTTGACGAGGAAGCCGAGAAGAAACTCTTGGCGGCCGCCGTCAAATGCGGTTGGCGAACCAAAAGCTTGCAGCTCTTCGAGGACGTGGTCAAGCTAATGCGTGATACAGGGATGCGGAACAGACGAGAGCTTTACCGCACCAGAATCGAGAACATCGACTGGCAAAATCGGAACATCTTCATCCCTGACAGCAAGACACCGGAGGGCAGAAGAACGGTCCCGATGAGCGATAGAGTTGTCGAGATCCTGCGCCGCCGCTGCCGTGACAAGAAGGGCAACGAAAGGAAGGAAGGCTGGGTCTTTCCTGCTCGCAGGAAAACGGCGAAGGTCCCGTACATGTGTTCGATTGCAAAGCATTTTGCGGAGGCCCGAGAAAAGGCCGGTCTCCCCAAGAACCTCGTTCTTTATTGTGGCCGTCATGACTTCGGCACTGTGATTACCGCCCGGACGGGCAATCTCAAAGCGGTTATGAAAGTAATGGGTCACCGAGACGTGAAAACCGCGATGCGTTATCAACATCCTGAAGTTGATATCGTTCGCGCAGCACTCAATGGAAGCCAGGGTACAGCGTCGCAAAGTCGTACGTAA